The window ATCCTGCTGACTTTAGTGAGACTTGGCATGGTCTATAAACAATGTAGTGTATTTGTGTTAGTAAACGTCATTTTGAAATTTATCACATACTCATGAATAACATTCTTCCTTCTCGCCCACTTCTCTGGAATTATTAGACGTACAGCTGAAGCAGTGGCTTTAGTAACTTTGCTGGTAATTGGATTAACAATTCAGTATTCCATAATGAGGCTCCTTCCAgctgaaaatttgaaattaaaataatgcttATATCTCATTGCCAAAATCCCATGCTTTTGAATACTCATGGTATTtaatcctttatttaaaaaaaaaaaaaagatgttatcaCGTAACACAGTCATCATTCTTATTTATTCAGAATGGGTTTTTTAGTTCAATTTCTCATACTATATTCAGAGCTGCAACTGAAACTTTAAGGATACTTTAAAGGATACCTTACTAAAATAGGAAGGAAAcctgtattttttcaaataaaaattaagctttgAAATTGATTTCTTaattgtggagtttgtttttAAGTTCCTTGTAGGAACAATAAAAGTTCAGACTCCCTTCCAGCCCAGTGCTTGAATGTGGGCTTAACTTTTAAACATGCGAATAGGTTCAGTGACTTCAGTGAGTACGCACGCCATGAGGCTTTTGACAAATTTGCTCATCGCAACTTCTTTGAGAGCGGCTGCAGCGAGGCAGGTGCTGGGCAGAGGGGGACGGGGAGTGCACAGGAGCCCCTGGATGGGCTTTGAACACAGCCGTGTCAGCGGTACCACCGGTAGCCGAATTAAATTTGCAAAACTTTCAAGTGGTGTAGTTCAGAGAAGTCGTAAAGGTCAAAGGTTGCTCCAAAGTGGTGAGAAAGCGATTTTCCAACTATGCTCACATTGCTGCTGTGACCTGTTGGCCACTTCCATTTCTGCCCTTgagaaagttttgcttttataATGGTCCCCAGCCTGGTATTGATGTAAAACATACCGACCGTTTTGCCTGTCCACTGATGTAAGTGCTGTTATTTAAGTAAACGTGGTCCAAATGCTTTCTCTTAGAACAGGATTGAAAGTAAGTCATAACAAATTTACTTATGTTCAAAACAGTACAGAAAAGtggttatcctttttttttcctttagggaaTGAGTATGCAATGTGCAGGTATCTGTCCTTCTTATTCTCCCCTAACTTTTAATTTCGATATCTAATTTCTTCCAAAGCTGATGGAGCGACAGAAGTCTCTCAGTTGCTGAATTCCTACCACCTTTGGAGCAGTCCAGGGCTGGATGCAAACGACCTTATTAGTTCCCAGAAATGCAGAGAGTGGTTAGGCAGAAAGGCTTAAGGACATTGTATAATTATAGATCGCTTTTTCTAACACATATCTTCAAGAATAATACTTTTCCAGATTTATAAGTTTACAAAGTGAATCCTATTGATAGCCTGGTAGATAGAAAACATGTGTTCTAATAGTTAAAACTATGTAGATGTATCTGATCTataattaaattttgttttgttttcagtggtaGTACATGAGATGACAGAATTAAATTAATCTGTACATATATGATATGCATTTTAAACTATCTACTTAAAACTGACCGTAGATACTAGAAATGTcttaataactttttctttcttataaaaagtatattttttttgtcGTTTGGTGTTGGTTAATAGACTGTTGTAGAAGGTTGAGTAAGAGTATGTTATTACGgtaaaatggcattaaaaaaggTTGACCTGAATCCTGCATTTGTCGTTTTTGTGACCTTTGTATTCCTTCCTCATTAGAACTATGCAGCACTGATACAGCAACAAATTAATGAGGACAAACAAAACTTGAGAGAAAAGACTGTGTATGGAATCCAgctcacagaagaaaaacttaatGACTTCCGTGATGAACAGATTGGGCAGCTGAAGGAACTGATGGATGAGGCTACCAAacctaataaaaaaatcaccatttctaAGGACTCGGAACAGAATAactaaaaggattttaaaattgttttaatgcATACAGAAGCATTTTGAGGCTTCCTTTTCCAGTTACACTTAAATGTGGTTTCTGTAGAATAATGGGTGCTGCTGATGTCATAACTTGTCTGAAACGGATGTCTCTGGCTATTTGGCTTTCTATGCAAGAATAAATGTTAAAATGGAATAATCATGGTAATTTTATGTtaattgcaatatttttttctcctaatgtgTGGTGTGTTGACCTTGGCTGCataccaggtgcccaccaagccgctctacCATTCTCCACCTCAGCAGGACAGGGTTGGGagaaaataaggtggaaaaaaccttgtgggtcaagataatgacaatttaataaagcaaaagcaaaagttGCACATGGaggtgaaggaaaacaaaagatttattctctacttcccatgaGCAGGCGATGTCCAACCACTTCCCGGGAAGCCGGGCTTCAGTATGTGTAGCAGTTGCTCGGGAAGACAAACTTCCTAATAATGAATGCATGCACCCCCCcgcctttctcttagcttttattgctcaGCAGACGTCAgtatggtacggaatatccctttggccagtttgggtcagttGTCCCAGCTATGTCACCCTCCCAAAACCTTGCCCGCtcccagcctactggtgaggggGGATTTTGGAGAGAGCCTTGAtgctgtgccagccctgctcagcagcagccgaaacactggtgtgttaccaacacctTTCCAGCtgccaatacaaagcacagcgcTGTGAGGGCTgctctggggaaaattaactccatctcagtcAGACCCGATACATAATGGAAGGTGGAGACTTCAAGAATTCGCTAAAAGTAAATCAACGTTTTAAAaatagagttttatttttttttaatcttagcacCCATAGGGCAAAACAGCTTTCTGTTTGTGTATCATCCTCTGCCTTAATGGAAAAGATGCAATTAGCATCTGTTTTCTGATGTAGATTCAGTAGAGGAAGAACAAAAGTGTGGTATTAGAGTGGGCTTACTTCAATGGAAAGAAATGAGCAGTACTAGAAACACATATTGCTGTTGAAATTGGAAGTTCGTTTTCTTCTTAAGCTTTATTGTGAAATGTGCTTTGAAATAAAAGATCTAGTTCATCATTAAATGGACCTTGAAGGAATCACTGGCTGATGAAGAAAATTCTGCACTTTTTTCAAAGCTAGACTCAGATTACTGTTAGTAccgaaaatttaaaaaacaaaaaatcaacatTCACGAGCTGGTTGTACTGTAGTTAGGATTCAGAAGTTCTTTAAAGCTCAGTATGTCATATTATTCAGTATTTTATATAGACCAGAATGTGTAAACTCCTCAATCACAGAAATTATCCTGTTGATAATACTGTATAACAAACTTCTGTAATTTATAGGTAATAGGTTAAGTCTTCATCAGGACAGTGCGTGCCTATTGCAATGCTCATACCATTGTGACTAAAAAAAGTCCTACTTCTTTATCTGCTAAGAAGAAACACCCCCTTTCTGTGCAAAAGACAGCTTTCATTTCATATTCCAAAACCTAATCTTATTAGTTGCT of the Larus michahellis chromosome 2, bLarMic1.1, whole genome shotgun sequence genome contains:
- the SDHAF3 gene encoding succinate dehydrogenase assembly factor 3, mitochondrial, which gives rise to MLGGARGLYRRILLLHRALPPALRALGDRYVKEEFRKHKAAGPAEAQRFLREWENYAALIQQQINEDKQNLREKTVYGIQLTEEKLNDFRDEQIGQLKELMDEATKPNKKITISKDSEQNN